From Microbacterium sp. YJN-G, a single genomic window includes:
- the pknB gene encoding Stk1 family PASTA domain-containing Ser/Thr kinase, with the protein MSTPQADPLIGRLVDGRYRVRARIARGGMATVYVATDMRLERRIALKVMHAHLSDDSAFQSRFIQEARSAARLADPHVVNVFDQGQDGELAYLVMEYLPGITLRELMREQKRLTVPQTITIMDAILSGLAAAHRAGIVHRDVKPENVLLAEDGRIKIGDFGLARATTANTATGAQLLGTIAYLAPELVTRGTADARSDIYALGIMLYEMLVGEQPYQGEQPMQIAFQHATEQVPRPSVRNPSVPEQLDELVLWATEKSPDERPLNAQEMLDRLREIERDLGVTPVPTATTVAIAEHDSGAVTKILPGTAVMTATAPVAAETADNGARLRRRTARRRARGALLLSLVLLLAVAAGGVGWWFGSGPGSLIAVPSVAGMPLADAEKAVTAEGLVPASTTQSSIDVPAGDVIESDPGAGERVEKESTVTLIVSSGPAQHTLGKLSGLSEDQVRETLTANRVNIDETVEQYFANLDKGLVLNVRITPRAGGEAYACGDGCEVFEDDTALIQVSLGAFPNVVGKPVDEAVGIIEDAGLKVADERPEDWSDSVAKGSVIAQTTERPGGGSWRPGDAVTLTVSKGPQPVDVPDVVGDTLNEAKQKISAVGLKASYAPWGDLPGFGDMAVVVGQSPGDDSTLPKGGTVELTIQLSG; encoded by the coding sequence GTGAGCACTCCGCAGGCCGACCCCCTCATCGGGCGGCTTGTCGACGGCCGGTACCGGGTGCGCGCGCGCATCGCCCGTGGCGGCATGGCGACCGTGTACGTCGCCACCGACATGCGGCTCGAGCGGCGCATCGCGCTCAAGGTCATGCACGCGCACCTCAGCGACGACTCGGCGTTCCAGAGCCGGTTCATCCAGGAGGCGCGGTCCGCGGCACGTCTGGCCGACCCGCACGTCGTCAACGTCTTCGACCAGGGCCAGGACGGTGAGCTCGCCTACCTGGTGATGGAGTACCTGCCCGGGATCACGCTGCGTGAGCTGATGCGCGAGCAGAAGCGGCTGACCGTGCCGCAGACGATCACGATCATGGATGCGATCCTCTCCGGGCTCGCCGCGGCGCACCGCGCAGGCATCGTGCACCGCGACGTGAAGCCCGAGAACGTGCTGCTCGCCGAGGACGGCCGGATCAAGATCGGCGACTTCGGGCTCGCGCGCGCGACCACGGCCAACACCGCCACCGGCGCCCAGCTGCTCGGCACCATCGCCTATCTCGCCCCCGAGCTCGTCACCCGGGGAACGGCGGATGCCCGCAGCGACATCTACGCGCTGGGCATCATGCTCTACGAGATGCTCGTCGGCGAGCAGCCCTATCAGGGCGAGCAGCCGATGCAGATCGCCTTCCAGCACGCGACCGAGCAGGTGCCGCGCCCGAGCGTGCGCAATCCCTCCGTTCCCGAGCAGCTCGACGAGCTGGTGCTGTGGGCGACCGAGAAGTCGCCGGATGAGCGCCCCCTGAACGCGCAGGAGATGCTCGACCGGCTGCGCGAGATCGAGCGCGACCTCGGCGTCACCCCGGTTCCGACCGCCACGACTGTCGCGATCGCCGAGCACGACTCCGGCGCGGTGACCAAGATCCTCCCCGGCACGGCGGTCATGACCGCCACGGCACCGGTCGCCGCCGAGACCGCCGACAACGGCGCACGGCTGCGGCGGCGCACGGCGCGCCGTCGCGCACGCGGCGCACTGCTGCTCTCGCTGGTGCTGCTGCTCGCGGTCGCCGCGGGCGGCGTCGGCTGGTGGTTCGGCTCGGGCCCCGGGTCCCTCATCGCCGTCCCCTCCGTCGCGGGGATGCCGCTGGCGGATGCCGAGAAGGCCGTCACCGCCGAGGGGCTGGTGCCCGCGAGCACCACGCAGTCGTCGATCGACGTGCCGGCCGGGGATGTCATCGAATCCGACCCCGGTGCCGGCGAGCGGGTCGAGAAGGAGAGCACGGTCACCCTGATCGTCTCGTCGGGACCGGCTCAGCACACCCTCGGCAAGCTCAGCGGTCTCAGCGAGGACCAGGTGCGCGAGACGCTCACCGCGAACCGCGTCAACATCGACGAGACCGTCGAGCAGTACTTCGCGAACCTCGACAAGGGGCTCGTGCTGAACGTGCGGATCACACCGCGTGCCGGCGGCGAGGCCTACGCCTGCGGTGACGGCTGCGAGGTCTTCGAGGACGACACCGCCCTCATCCAGGTCTCGCTCGGTGCGTTCCCGAACGTCGTCGGCAAGCCGGTCGACGAAGCCGTCGGCATCATCGAGGATGCCGGACTGAAGGTCGCCGACGAGCGCCCGGAGGACTGGAGCGACAGCGTCGCCAAGGGCAGCGTCATCGCGCAGACCACTGAGCGACCGGGCGGCGGCAGCTGGCGCCCCGGTGACGCGGTGACCCTGACTGTGTCGAAGGGCCCGCAGCCGGTCGACGTGCCCGATGTGGTCGGCGACACCCTCAACGAGGCGAAGCAGAAGATCAGCGCGGTGGGGCTGAAGGCGTCCTACGCCCCCTGGGGGGACCTGCCCGGTTTCGGCGACATGGCCGTCGTCGTGGGACAGAGCCCTGGTGACGACAGCACCCTGCCCAAGGGCGGCACGGTCGAGCTGACGATCCAGCTCAGCGGCTGA
- a CDS encoding class II 3-deoxy-7-phosphoheptulonate synthase → MLPSHPDLDVWRTLPIKQQPQWPDAERVASVSSQIASLPPLVFAGEVDNLRTRLARAASGNAFLLQGGDCAETFAGATADQIRNRIKTVLQMAVVLTYGASMPVVKMGRMAGQFAKPRSSDNETRGDVTLPAYRGDIVNGYDFTEKSRQADPGRLLQGYHTAASTLNLIRAFTQGGFADLREVHSWNKGFAQNPANQRYERMAAEIDRAIKFMEAAGADFDELKRVEFFTGHEGLLMDYERPMTRIDSRTFNPYNTSAHFLWIGERTRDLDGAHVDYFSRIRNPIGVKLGPTTTPETALALIDKLDPEREPGRLTFITRMGAGKIRDALPPLLQAVKDSGATPLWVTDPMHGNGITTSTGYKTRRFDDVVDEVRGFFEAHRAIGTFPGGIHVELTGDDVTECLGGSEQIDEDTLATRYESLCDPRLNHMQSLELAFLVAEELEKR, encoded by the coding sequence ATGCTTCCCTCGCATCCTGACCTCGACGTGTGGCGCACCCTTCCCATCAAGCAGCAGCCGCAGTGGCCGGATGCCGAACGGGTCGCATCGGTGTCGTCTCAGATCGCCTCGCTGCCGCCGCTGGTGTTCGCCGGCGAGGTCGACAATCTCCGCACGCGCCTGGCGCGCGCGGCATCCGGCAACGCCTTCCTGCTGCAGGGCGGCGACTGCGCCGAGACGTTCGCGGGGGCGACCGCCGATCAGATCCGCAACCGCATCAAGACGGTGCTGCAGATGGCCGTCGTGCTCACCTACGGCGCCTCGATGCCGGTCGTGAAGATGGGCCGCATGGCGGGGCAGTTCGCCAAGCCGCGCTCCAGCGACAACGAGACCCGCGGCGACGTCACCCTGCCCGCGTACCGCGGCGACATCGTCAACGGCTACGACTTCACCGAGAAGTCGCGCCAGGCCGATCCCGGCCGGCTGCTGCAGGGCTACCACACGGCCGCGTCGACCCTGAACCTCATCCGCGCGTTCACCCAGGGCGGCTTCGCCGATCTGCGCGAGGTGCACTCCTGGAACAAGGGCTTCGCGCAGAACCCGGCCAACCAGCGCTACGAGCGCATGGCGGCCGAGATCGACCGCGCGATCAAGTTCATGGAGGCGGCCGGCGCCGACTTCGACGAGCTCAAGCGCGTCGAGTTCTTCACCGGTCACGAGGGCCTGCTCATGGACTACGAGCGGCCCATGACGCGCATCGACTCGCGTACGTTCAACCCGTACAACACCTCGGCGCACTTCCTGTGGATCGGGGAGCGCACCCGCGACCTCGACGGCGCGCACGTCGACTACTTCTCGCGCATCCGCAACCCCATCGGCGTCAAGCTCGGGCCCACCACGACGCCCGAGACGGCGCTCGCCCTCATCGACAAGCTCGACCCCGAGCGCGAGCCGGGTCGCCTCACCTTCATCACGCGCATGGGCGCGGGCAAGATCCGCGACGCGCTGCCCCCGCTGCTGCAGGCCGTCAAGGACTCCGGCGCCACCCCGCTGTGGGTCACCGACCCGATGCACGGCAACGGCATCACCACCTCGACCGGCTACAAGACCCGCCGCTTCGACGACGTGGTCGACGAGGTGCGCGGCTTCTTCGAAGCGCACCGTGCCATCGGCACCTTCCCCGGCGGCATCCACGTCGAGCTCACCGGCGACGACGTCACGGAGTGCCTGGGCGGCTCGGAGCAGATCGACGAGGACACCCTCGCGACCCGCTACGAGAGCCTGTGCGACCCGCGCCTGAACCACATGCAGAGCCTGGAGCTCGCCTTCCTCGTGGCCGAAGAGCTCGAGAAGCGCTGA
- a CDS encoding lysophospholipid acyltransferase family protein, whose product MFYWLMKYIAIGPLVKAIFRPWIVGRANVPATGAAILASNHLSFADSIFLPLLIDRPMSFLAKSDYFTGRGIKGWATRMFMKGTGQIPIDRSGGKASEASLNTGLQILGRGDLLGIYPEGTRSPDGRLYRGRTGIARMALEAKVPVVPVVMVDTDTAMPIGQRIPNIMRVGIVIGEPLDFSRYEGMENDRYILRAVTDEIMIALQRLGAQEYDDVYASTVKDRLPQKASRRR is encoded by the coding sequence ATGTTCTACTGGCTGATGAAGTACATCGCGATCGGGCCGCTGGTCAAGGCGATCTTCCGACCCTGGATCGTCGGGCGCGCCAACGTGCCCGCCACAGGGGCCGCGATCCTGGCGAGCAACCATCTCTCCTTCGCCGACTCGATCTTCCTCCCGCTGCTGATCGATCGCCCGATGTCCTTCCTCGCCAAGAGCGACTACTTCACCGGCCGCGGCATCAAGGGCTGGGCGACCCGCATGTTCATGAAGGGCACCGGCCAGATCCCCATCGACCGCTCCGGCGGCAAGGCATCCGAGGCCTCCCTGAACACCGGCCTGCAGATCCTCGGCAGGGGAGACCTGCTGGGCATCTACCCCGAGGGCACCCGCAGCCCCGACGGCCGGCTCTACCGGGGCCGCACGGGCATCGCCAGGATGGCCCTCGAGGCCAAGGTGCCGGTCGTCCCGGTGGTGATGGTCGACACGGATACGGCGATGCCGATCGGGCAGCGCATCCCCAACATCATGCGGGTGGGCATCGTCATCGGCGAGCCGCTGGATTTCTCGCGGTACGAGGGGATGGAGAACGACCGCTACATCCTCAGGGCCGTGACCGACGAGATCATGATCGCCCTGCAGCGACTGGGCGCGCAGGAGTACGACGACGTGTACGCCTCGACCGTCAAGGACAGGCTCCCGCAGAAGGCCTCGCGACGCCGCTGA
- a CDS encoding AMP-dependent synthetase/ligase has translation MVQFEVPAIVPADPEANTSDLLAIRARQTPDLALFSVPEGAGWRDITARDFETAVIALAKGFVAAGIQPGEKVGFLARTTYEWSLIDFALFYAGAVMVPIYETSSPSQIQWIMEDSGAIALIVESTEHYARVDEVRGDLPLVREVWQMHLGAIDTLTAQGAQIEDAEIERRRNLAVGSDIATLIYTSGSTGRPKGCVLTHSNFVELSRNSAKALDAVVSMPGASTLLFITTAHVFARFISILCVHAGVRTGHQPDTKQLLPALGSFKPTFLLAVPRVFEKVYNSAEQKAEAGGKGKIFRAAAAVAVEHSTLLEEGKKVPLMLRLKFALFDKLVYGKLRAAMGGNVAYAVSGSAPLGARLGHFFHSLGVVILEGYGLTETTAPATVNLADKSKIGTVGPALPGVGLRLGEDGEIEVRGINVFKEYWNNPEATAESFHDGWFRTGDLGSFDSEGFLTITGRKKEIIVTAGGKNVAPAQLEDPIRSNPIVGQVVVIGDQKPFIAALITLDPEMLPTWLANNGLPADMTLEEASRNAAVRDEVQRAVDRANKTVSRAESVRKFTILPTEWTEASGHLTPKLSIKRAVIMQDFADQVAEIYDTPVHTSTTALG, from the coding sequence GTGGTCCAGTTCGAAGTCCCCGCGATCGTCCCAGCCGACCCCGAGGCAAACACCTCCGATCTGCTCGCCATCCGTGCGCGTCAGACACCCGATCTCGCGCTGTTCTCCGTGCCGGAGGGCGCGGGCTGGCGCGACATCACCGCCAGGGACTTCGAGACCGCGGTCATCGCCCTGGCCAAGGGTTTCGTGGCCGCAGGCATCCAGCCCGGCGAGAAGGTCGGCTTCCTCGCCCGCACCACCTACGAATGGTCGCTCATCGACTTCGCGCTGTTCTACGCCGGTGCGGTGATGGTGCCGATCTACGAGACCAGCTCGCCCTCCCAGATCCAGTGGATCATGGAGGACTCCGGCGCGATCGCCCTGATCGTCGAGTCGACCGAGCACTACGCCCGCGTCGACGAGGTGCGCGGCGACCTGCCTCTGGTGCGCGAGGTGTGGCAGATGCACCTGGGCGCGATCGACACCCTCACCGCGCAGGGTGCGCAGATCGAGGATGCCGAGATCGAGCGCCGCCGCAACCTCGCGGTCGGCTCCGACATCGCCACCCTGATCTACACGTCCGGCTCCACCGGCCGCCCGAAGGGCTGCGTGCTCACGCACAGCAACTTCGTCGAGCTCTCACGCAACTCCGCCAAGGCGCTCGACGCGGTCGTGTCGATGCCGGGCGCATCGACACTGCTGTTCATCACCACGGCGCACGTGTTCGCGCGGTTCATCTCGATCCTCTGCGTGCACGCCGGCGTCCGCACCGGCCACCAGCCCGACACCAAGCAGCTGCTGCCCGCGCTCGGCTCGTTCAAGCCCACCTTCCTGCTCGCCGTGCCGCGGGTCTTCGAGAAGGTCTACAACTCGGCCGAGCAGAAGGCCGAGGCCGGCGGCAAGGGCAAGATCTTCCGTGCGGCCGCCGCCGTGGCCGTCGAGCACTCCACACTGCTCGAGGAGGGCAAGAAGGTGCCGCTGATGCTGCGCCTGAAGTTCGCGCTGTTCGACAAGCTCGTCTACGGCAAGCTGCGTGCGGCCATGGGCGGCAACGTCGCCTACGCGGTCTCGGGATCCGCGCCGCTCGGCGCGCGCCTGGGCCACTTCTTCCACAGCCTCGGCGTGGTGATCCTGGAGGGCTACGGGCTCACCGAGACCACCGCCCCAGCGACCGTGAACCTCGCCGACAAGTCGAAGATCGGCACCGTCGGCCCCGCGCTGCCCGGCGTGGGCCTGCGCCTGGGCGAAGACGGCGAGATCGAGGTCCGCGGCATCAACGTGTTCAAGGAGTACTGGAACAACCCCGAGGCCACGGCCGAGTCGTTCCACGACGGCTGGTTCCGCACCGGCGACCTCGGCAGCTTCGACTCCGAGGGCTTCCTGACGATCACGGGCCGCAAGAAGGAGATCATCGTCACCGCGGGTGGCAAGAACGTCGCCCCGGCCCAGCTCGAGGACCCGATCCGCTCGAACCCGATCGTGGGCCAGGTCGTCGTGATCGGCGATCAGAAGCCGTTCATCGCGGCACTGATCACCCTCGACCCCGAGATGCTGCCGACCTGGCTCGCCAACAACGGCCTGCCCGCCGACATGACCCTCGAGGAGGCCAGCCGCAACGCCGCCGTCCGCGACGAGGTGCAGCGCGCGGTCGACCGGGCGAACAAGACGGTCTCGCGGGCCGAGTCGGTCCGCAAGTTCACCATCCTGCCCACGGAGTGGACCGAGGCCAGCGGCCACCTCACCCCGAAGCTGTCGATCAAGCGCGCGGTGATCATGCAGGACTTCGCCGACCAGGTCGCGGAGATCTACGACACCCCGGTGCACACGTCCACGACAGCGCTGGGTTGA
- a CDS encoding peptide deformylase: MAVREIRLYGDPVLRTVCAPIDSIDEGVRALVTDLIDTVELPGRAGVAANQIGVALRAFSYNIDGDIGYILNPVLTEVRGEPQPTGEGCLSVPGLWHDTPRHPWARVEGIDLNGDPVVLEGEGLLAQALQHETDHLDGRVYLSRLEGETRKLAMRQVRESSWF, encoded by the coding sequence ATGGCGGTGCGGGAGATCCGCCTGTACGGCGACCCCGTGCTGCGCACCGTGTGCGCGCCGATCGACAGCATCGACGAGGGCGTGCGCGCCCTGGTGACCGATCTGATCGACACCGTCGAGCTGCCAGGGCGCGCCGGCGTGGCCGCCAATCAGATCGGCGTCGCGCTGCGCGCATTCAGCTACAACATCGACGGCGACATCGGGTACATCCTCAACCCGGTGCTCACCGAGGTGCGCGGAGAGCCGCAGCCGACCGGTGAGGGATGCCTGTCGGTGCCCGGTCTCTGGCACGACACCCCGCGCCACCCCTGGGCGCGCGTGGAGGGCATCGACCTGAACGGCGACCCGGTCGTGCTGGAGGGGGAGGGGCTGCTCGCCCAGGCCCTGCAGCACGAGACCGACCACCTCGATGGACGCGTCTACCTCAGCCGCCTGGAGGGCGAGACCCGCAAGCTCGCCATGCGCCAGGTGCGCGAGAGCAGCTGGTTTTGA
- a CDS encoding MinD/ParA family protein yields the protein MTPKNNVDPEGDESLGVLDDTTSSDTSAIGLLGGTAQVNVALPTGGEDDDLDGEVVDGEIVSDLIIDTSAVADPDTLARIQQDAPDIVIELPAEEPAPEPETEVAEPDAAAEAEIVPDEETADADASDTAGADAAAAVSDAASATAGDPDAAGIEDAVIVTDEEPAAEAAAPTDEAAGDEAAGDQAAREAGKPDAAADAPATVNDASAAAASAVRKTPARKKNAARKTGASAAKGRATAAEQPSTPSVAEQADAAEPATAAASTAVEPTADLLSAVAAAKAELREAMSPTRRKTPTESRPRAAETAEPRATETAGPRAAETAGPRAADTAEETRPVATNENVPAARAGADSPARPAPEPARPEMVLASKRLDDLGGGGRESADLLTADRLLDPARMTRPEPEGTWSHLLYAISGGRINVGDGRKARARKELSARIAAPMAGTARFIPVLSRKGGVGKTTVTALLGMALADAREDRVIAVDANPDRGTLAERIVGSSHTRSVRDLVRAQHDIRGFHDLSAIVARDETRLDVLASDSDPRVSEAFGDADYRDVASVAAQYYSLVLTDSGTGIVHSVMGATLDLADQLVIVSGLSVDEARLASETITWLETNGHAALARDAIVVLNQSTPGAPLVRLGELESHFSTRVAHVLRIPYDPQIAGGGAIDFASLQPETRRAAREVAATLIEGLRAKAA from the coding sequence GTGACGCCGAAGAACAACGTCGACCCCGAAGGCGACGAATCGCTGGGCGTGCTCGATGACACGACGTCGTCGGACACGTCGGCGATCGGCCTGCTCGGGGGAACCGCGCAGGTCAACGTCGCGCTGCCCACCGGCGGCGAGGACGACGACCTCGACGGCGAGGTGGTCGACGGCGAGATCGTCTCAGACCTCATCATCGACACCTCGGCCGTCGCCGACCCCGACACTCTCGCGCGCATCCAGCAGGACGCCCCCGACATCGTGATCGAGCTGCCCGCCGAGGAGCCCGCCCCCGAGCCGGAGACCGAGGTCGCCGAGCCGGATGCCGCGGCCGAGGCGGAGATCGTCCCCGATGAGGAGACCGCTGACGCCGATGCATCCGATACGGCGGGCGCCGACGCGGCTGCCGCTGTCTCGGATGCCGCCTCGGCGACCGCCGGTGACCCGGATGCCGCCGGCATCGAGGATGCCGTGATCGTCACCGACGAGGAGCCCGCCGCTGAGGCGGCGGCTCCGACGGACGAGGCCGCGGGGGATGAGGCCGCGGGAGATCAGGCCGCCCGGGAGGCCGGGAAGCCGGATGCCGCGGCCGACGCGCCCGCCACCGTGAACGACGCATCTGCTGCCGCAGCGTCGGCCGTCCGCAAGACGCCCGCGCGCAAGAAGAACGCCGCGCGCAAGACCGGCGCGTCGGCCGCGAAGGGACGTGCGACCGCTGCGGAGCAGCCGAGCACGCCGTCCGTCGCCGAGCAGGCGGATGCCGCCGAACCCGCGACTGCAGCGGCATCCACTGCGGTCGAGCCGACCGCCGACCTGCTGTCGGCCGTCGCGGCGGCGAAGGCCGAGCTGCGCGAGGCCATGTCGCCGACGCGCCGGAAGACGCCGACCGAATCGCGGCCGCGAGCAGCCGAGACAGCAGAGCCGCGCGCGACCGAGACAGCAGGGCCGCGAGCGGCCGAGACAGCAGGGCCGCGTGCGGCCGACACCGCAGAGGAGACCCGTCCCGTGGCCACGAACGAGAACGTGCCCGCCGCGCGCGCCGGAGCCGACAGCCCCGCCCGCCCGGCACCCGAGCCCGCGCGTCCCGAGATGGTGCTGGCCTCGAAGCGGCTCGACGACCTCGGCGGAGGCGGCCGCGAAAGCGCCGATCTGCTCACCGCCGATCGCCTGCTCGACCCCGCCCGGATGACCCGCCCCGAGCCGGAGGGCACCTGGAGCCACCTGCTGTACGCGATCTCGGGCGGCCGGATCAACGTCGGAGACGGCCGCAAGGCCCGTGCCCGCAAGGAGCTCAGCGCACGCATCGCCGCGCCCATGGCCGGCACCGCGCGCTTCATCCCGGTGCTCTCCCGCAAGGGCGGCGTCGGCAAGACGACGGTCACCGCGCTGCTCGGCATGGCTCTGGCCGATGCCCGCGAGGACCGCGTGATCGCCGTCGACGCGAACCCCGACCGCGGCACCCTCGCCGAGCGGATCGTCGGCAGCAGCCACACCCGGTCGGTGCGTGACCTGGTGCGCGCGCAGCACGACATCCGCGGCTTCCACGACCTGTCCGCGATCGTCGCCCGCGACGAGACCCGCCTGGACGTGCTGGCATCGGACTCCGACCCCCGGGTCTCGGAGGCGTTCGGCGATGCCGACTACCGCGACGTCGCCTCGGTCGCCGCCCAGTACTACTCGCTCGTGCTCACCGATTCCGGAACCGGCATCGTGCACTCGGTGATGGGCGCCACGCTCGACCTCGCCGACCAGCTCGTCATCGTGTCGGGCCTGAGCGTCGACGAGGCGCGACTGGCATCCGAGACCATCACCTGGCTGGAGACCAACGGTCACGCCGCGCTCGCGCGTGACGCGATCGTCGTGCTCAACCAGTCGACCCCCGGGGCCCCGCTCGTGCGACTCGGCGAGCTCGAATCGCACTTCTCCACCCGGGTCGCGCACGTGCTGCGCATCCCGTACGACCCGCAGATCGCCGGCGGCGGTGCGATCGACTTCGCCAGCCTGCAGCCCGAGACCCGCCGCGCCGCCCGTGAGGTCGCCGCGACCCTCATCGAGGGCCTGCGCGCGAAGGCCGCCTGA